The following DNA comes from Cryobacterium psychrophilum.
GGAGGTGCCGTCGGCTTCAACAATACGGGTCCATGCGCGTCCGCCGAAGACGGATTCCCAGTTGTTCGGGGGTAGCTCGCCGCTGTCACCCTGTCCGTCGCGGAAAATGTACCGACCACGTGCGGGGCTGTCAGGCGCCGAGGCGAGCGCGGCCTGAAACCAGGCATGATCGCTCGACGAGTGATTGGGGACAATGTCGATGATCACGCGGATGCCGAGCTCATGCGCCGCGTTCTGCATGGCGTCGAAGTCGTCGAGCGTGCCGAAGAGGGGGTCGACGTCACAGTAGTCGGCAACGTCGTAGCCGGCATCGCGTTGCGGAGACGTGTAGAAAGGCGAGAGCCAGACGGCGTCGATGCCGAGGTCGCGCAGTTGGGGGAGGCGCCGCTGGATGCCAGCGAGGTCACCCATGCCGTCGCCATTACCGTCGGCGAAGGACCGCGGGTAGATCTGGTAGATCACCGCGGTGCGCCACCATTCGCTGCCCACCGTCGTGGAGCCGATCACGGCGGGGTCTGAAACTACTGTGCCTGTCATTGCTTAATGCTATGTCATCGAACCGCACGTGTAAGCGCTTACATCGACTCGGAAAGGCCTGCTGACGTTCGGAGCCGTGGCCGTGGCGGCATCACTCGCCCTCATCGGCTGCTCGACCGGAGGAGCTGAGGAGAGGACGGACACCGGCTGAAGTGCACTCACGGTCTGGGGGCGACGCCGACCGCGTGGCCGGCTCGAGGATGCGGCCGCAGAATTCACGAAGGAATCCGGGGTAAAAGTCACGCTCGTGCAGAAAGACGTCGCCAAACGCCAGGAGTGGTTGATCGCCGAGGTTACCCGGCACAGGCCCGACATGACGATTGTGGCGCGCGACTGGTTCGGCAACTTCGTCAGCAACGGTTCCGCGGCCTTGAGCGGTGGGGCTCCATGTCCGTAGAAGCCTGGCTATTTGCCGTCGGTGACGGCGGAGACGATGGCGTCAACGGCGAGTTTCGTGCCGGGGAGGCGGGCGTAGGCGTTCTGGAGTTCGCGCGCCCGGTACCAATACTGTGGGTTGGTCAGAACGGACTCCACCGCGCGGCCGATCTGGTCGGCGCTCGGGTCTCGACGGCCGAGGGAAATACCGGCTCCGCTCCACGCCACGCGGGCGTTGACCTCCATCTTGTCTTCGCTGTTTCCGGCAACGACGAGGGGAATCCCGAGGGAGAGCGCATGCTGCACTCCGCCGTAGCCCCCGTTGGTCACCAGGAGGTCGGCAGAGGGCAGGAGGCGTTCGAAAGGCAGGAAACGTGCCAGTCGGAAGTTATCCGGGCGTTGGGAGGCGGGGAACACGCGCTCGGGATCGGGGCCGCCGGTCGTGCCGATCACGAGCACGTTTTGCGTGGCCAGCGCCGCTACGGCCGGCAGTAGGAGTCTGCGTGGTTCGCGAGCGGTCGCGCCCTGGGTCACGACAACGACCGGGCGACCATCGTCGCGGGCGGCAGCGATGTCTCCCCACCAGGCCGGGGGGTGCCAGTCGACCGGTTCCGGCGGAATCAGAGCACCGGTGAACTCAACGCGCGACGAGAGATCTGACCGTGGGTATTCAAAATCCGGAATGGTCGCGGCAAGAAAGCGCGTCGACAGCTCCACGCCCCAATTCATGAAAGAGCTTGAGAGCTCCGGCAGGCTCAGCGTTCGACGCACGGCGTTCGCTGCCGCCTGCGGCTCACCCAAGACCCACCGGGTAACGGATGCGTTCAAAATACGATTGCGAGCCCGCCCGACCGTGGAACGGCCAGGGGGCAGACCGGCGCCGAAGGGTGCGGTGTCGGTGCTGGGCATGTTGAGCGGAGTCGAGGAGAAGGCCACGCTCGGAAGCCCCCGCTTCTCGGCCAGGAAGAGTCCGGCCATGAAGGTGTGCTCCACGACGATGATGTGTGGTTGAAAGTTCTTCGCGATCTCAT
Coding sequences within:
- a CDS encoding glycosyltransferase produces the protein MARILIGTLPTTGHVRQASALARALSAAGHEVAWYTGSAFVDLVRDSGATFHSMSTAIDLDDDVVQQMHITSARKPGFASMKWALLNLFIAPIPEWFAEMDEIAKNFQPHIIVVEHTFMAGLFLAEKRGLPSVAFSSTPLNMPSTDTAPFGAGLPPGRSTVGRARNRILNASVTRWVLGEPQAAANAVRRTLSLPELSSSFMNWGVELSTRFLAATIPDFEYPRSDLSSRVEFTGALIPPEPVDWHPPAWWGDIAAARDDGRPVVVVTQGATAREPRRLLLPAVAALATQNVLVIGTTGGPDPERVFPASQRPDNFRLARFLPFERLLPSADLLVTNGGYGGVQHALSLGIPLVVAGNSEDKMEVNARVAWSGAGISLGRRDPSADQIGRAVESVLTNPQYWYRARELQNAYARLPGTKLAVDAIVSAVTDGK